In the Paenibacillus sp. FSL R7-0337 genome, TTCAGCAGCATCAGATACCGCTCGGAAGACAACCGGCGCAGATATACCTCGAATTGCTTGCTCCACTCGGTAATCTCACTGGCTACCTTGGCGATCAGCGAAGTACGCTGCTGATCATCCATCCCCTGAGCGGCTTCATCCAGATTATCCATCATGACAATTCCAATCGCCAGCTTCTCTTCCTCATACCGCTCACGCAGCACAACAAGCTCGGTAATATCGAATAAATACAGCAGCCGTTCACTTGGAATCACCACGACCTCATAATAACGGTCATCGACCGTAAGCTCATGGCGGTGCTCCTTCAATACCCCTTCCTTAACCGGTTCCCGCTTGGACGGCAGGTTCTGCAGAGAAGCCATAACCTCCGGCATCAGCTCCTGCATATCTTCACCAACAAGCGACTTGCGGGAGAAGATCTGGCCGGCATTCCGGTTATGCCATTCCACTGCCCGGCCCTCACTGTACAGGATAATCCCGAGCGGAAGCATGCTTACAGCCTCCCCCTCCACCCGCTTGATGCGGAAGGACAGGCCGTTGATATAATCTACAAGGTTGCGGCGGAACGACAGCTCGGCCTGCAGCATGGTGAAACACAATGTGCCGGCCAGGAAGAGACTGGCAACACCGAGGACCCAGTTATAGATACTGACTACTATAATCAGGACCAGCAGCAGTAAGAACGCCCACACGGTATGATAGCCGTGCCAGCGTCTTTGCAGAAATTTTGGCATGAGCCCTCACCCTATCGTTTCGATTTCTTCACAAGCTCCCTCAGCGGAAACGCCAGGTCTACCACACCAATAATCCAGAATCCCGGCAGAGCAATCACAGGGATTGCCAGCAGAAGAGCGATGATCTTGCTCCACTTCCGTTCATGCACCAGGAAGAAGAGGAAGCCGACGGTCTGGATCTTGAACGCAATCTGCAGCAGCGGCAGCAGATTGGCCGAGACCATTAGCATGAAGCCGCTGTCGGCACCGCCGAACAGCAGGCTGATGACCACGCCAAGCAGATAATACCAGATGAACGATCTGGCCAGTCTCCATTCCCGCGCCGGCTTCAGCTTAGGCACCGCATATTCCATACTGTTCAGAATAGGGCGGACAATGGAATGGGTAATAACCGCAATCACGAACGCACTGAGGATCAGCGTCATTGGAATCGCCTGGATCGTCAGCCAGCTCATCTGGCCAATCTGATCAGAGGAGATGGATATCTCGGACAGCAGCGGATTGCTTGCACCCATACTTGCCAGCCAGTCCGCATAGGTCTTCAGAACATCATAGACATAGTCGTATAGGTTGAACTTAAGGAACGTCGTACTGATCAGCAGGATCAGCAGGAATTCAGCTAGTATAGCGACCATGCCGGCAATCAGAGTAGAAATCGCTGAAGCACGCTTCTTGTACCATCGTCCCATCACAAGGGCCGGGATCAGGAAATAGGCCGCAATCAGGATATACATCGGGGTAATCAGACCCACAATTAGCAGAACCGGTAACAGATGCAGAATGAACTGCTTGATGTTAAGGGTCGTAAAGAGCACTATGGCCGGAATAATCATAAAGAATGTTGTAATAAGTAGTAGCGGGGTTGACAGGGATAACAGCAGCAACAGATAAGCTATGCTCCAAGCCACAGATGTCCAGCGAAATTTCAACAGTATTCACCTCTTACGCATATGTTCTTCTAATGCAGATATATCCTGGTACCATTCTTCGAGCTGATGGCCTTCCTGTCTGTGCTTTCTCAGCTTCTCCAGCAGTAAATCATCCAGCTCGCGATAAGGGATACCGAGTCTGCGCCCTAAGATGTATGAACTCATAATCAGGCTGGCCAGACTGTCGCCGACACGCGTGGTACTGCCTTCCCACAGCGCTTTGAATAACCTTGAGACTTGATCAATTACTTCCGTCTTTAACCACTCAATTACCTTGGCGCGTTTGGCCACATCCAGATCCTTCGGCACATTGGGCACTGTCTCTCTACCTCCGGCAAAAAGCATTATTCTCCATTATAGCATAAAAATTTCCGAGCCACACGGACGCCTGCCGCCCCTGAATATCGCCTTCCATCTTTCAAAAAAGGCCCGCATTCCGTTTCGCCGGAAATACAGGCCTTGGTTCCTTATAACGATTCGAGCGATTGCCGTGAGACAAATTTCTCGCAGTATTCAATAATCTGACTCCGGCGTACAATGCCGATGAACCGCTTCATGTCGTCGACCACCGGTACAAAGTTCTGGACCTTGGCCAAATTAATCAGATCTTCCATATCAGCATCAATCGAGACCGCCAGATTGTTCATCCGCAGCGGGACATCCTTAAGCAGAAACTTGGAAGCATTCTCAAAAGTGACCGCGCCGCCCGAATCCTTCATATACCAGAGCAGATCCCCTTCTGTAACCGTTCCGGCATATTCTCCGTTGCGGTTCAGGATCGGCACTGCTGTATAGCGGTGAAACTCCATCCGTTCCAGGGTCTGCCGCAGCGTGGAATCCATGGTAACACATGCGACCTCCTGCTTCGGAAGTAAAAAAAACGCAATATTCATCTCTTGATCCTCCTCAAAGAATTCCGAAGGAATGCTACTTTACCTTCCTTGCACTAAAGCCCACCGTAGTTATACGTCTGCCTACAGCAATAAGTTCCATTCCATTATAGCATGAAGACAGTAAACAGCAGCCATTAACCTTGCGGGAATGGCTGCTGTTTTTATAACGGGTCAAGAATATCCGGTCTGATCCTTACTGTACTGCGGGTGTGGCCGAAGGCTCAAGCGCATTGCCGGCCTTGCCTGGTTCAATCAGCTGGTCAACAGGTGTACTGGGATTCATCCAGTTGTCGATCAGGGCCTTGGCTTTAGTCAGATCCTCTTCGTTCACGATATCGTAATAGATCCCGTCCATCCGTTTGCCTTCGCCCATCACCGTGAAGCTGGAGATATCCATATCCTTGCCGCCCATGAACTTCTTAGCCAGACTGATGATCATTGAGGGCTGAATATCCGTTTTGAAATTGTCGCCCATGATATCCAGCAGTTCAGGGATATTGCCGATCTGGCTGATCGATAACATTTTATTCGCTACGACATCAATAAAGACCTGTTGACGTTTGGTCCGGTTGAAGTCGCTATCCTCACGGTAGCGGGTATAGTTAAGTGCCTCTTCGCCGCTGTAGTTCGACTTATTGGCCTTAATTGTGAATTTCTCATGGTCTTTGCCTTTATTGACAATATCCTTCTTGATCGGGAGCGGCACACCGCCAATGGCATCGACAGCATCCTTCAACCCCTGAAAGTTAATGGTGGCATAATATTGAATATCATGGCCGAGGAGCGCTTCCAGTGTGTCCTTGGACATTTGCTGCCCGCCGAACGCATAAGCATGTGTAATTTTATCTTTCTTATTATCCTTGTATCCAATAATTTCAGTGTAGGTATCCCGGGGTACGGAGATCAGCAGAATCTTATAATCCTCCGGCCGGATCACCGCATACATCATGGTATCTGAGCGTGCGGTTTCATTCTTCCGCTGATCTGTACCCAGCAGCATCAGAGAGAACGGATCGTTTTTGAGTGCCACGGGTTCGGCCTTAACGGTTGTCGGATTTTTGGTGGTGTTATTCTCCAGAGGCACAAAGGATTCATCCGTCAGCTTCTTCTCTACCTGATCGGATAAAAAGAGGTCAAAGGCCAGCACAGCAAGCGGCTTCTGGAACAGAAACGCTCCTGCAGCAATCACCAGTACCAGAATGAGCGCAATATATCTTTTCTTTATTTTTTTAAGCTTATTCATCATTTTTGATTCCTTCTTTATGGTGGAATGTACATATTATGAACGTAATCTATTTACAATGGCCGCCTGGGCTTCCAGGGCAGTCATGAGTGGGCTGTTCTAGCTGCTGTACGCCGCCCTGCTTCAGATGGTATTATTCCCCCCTTTCCGGGATTCGGGTCGTTCTAATTGTAGAATAAACCTGGGAAACGGCTTTGACACATAAACAATATTTCTATTGTAATCACTTCACCACTAAAAAGAAACAACAAATAACGACAACTTTGACACTTAGGCCGCTTATATTCCATAAAGTATATGACGCAGCAAATGGCGTTTTGATTCTTTTTCAGGGAAAAAAATAAAAAAAAGACAGTCTGTTCAGCCACTTAACGCAGCAATCCAGACCGTCCTCCACAGTTTATTCAGTATCCTTAATCCACCAGCTCTGCGGATCGATGATATTGCTTAAAGCATTCATTGTTACCCCTTGCAGGCGCTTATTCACCGCAGCAATATCCGAGCGTTCAGCGAAAAAGATCATCGGAACCTCATCATTGATCAGCTTCTGCCATTCATAATAGATTTCCTTCCGGAAGTCCTTATCGTACGCCTTCAGGCTGACTCCTTCCCGGATCAGGTCCTCACTGCGCTTCGAGGTCCACCGGGAGTAATTCCACGAATCCGTAGCCCGCCATAAGCCCGAAGGATCAGGGTCGCTGGCCAGTCCCCACACGCCGTTGAACAGCTCCACTGCAGGATCATCCGACTCCACCGCTTCATAAAAGGCATTCAGCTCCTTCAGGCTTCCTCCGCTGAGCCGCACATCCAGCCCGACATCACGCCAATTCTGAAGAATGGCTGCCGTCCGCGCCTCAGCCGTTTTGCTGCCGCTCATGGCATCATAGTGAATAACGAGCTTCTTGCCGCCGGGATCTTCGCGGAGTCCATCCCCGTCCATATCCAGATACCCGGCCCCATCCAGAAGCTGACCGGCCTTTTCGGGAGAATAAGGGTAGGTATCGATCTCCTCATCTGCGATCTTGGCCCAGCTGGAACTTGGAATAGGCGTCTCGATAAGCGTTCCCAAGCCATAGGAATATTTATTTAGAATCCCTTGCCGGTCAATTGCATAATACATTGCCTTACGCAGGCTCTTATCCTGGAACTTGGGATTATCCATCACCACCTGACCGTCTGTCTCATCCCAGTGTCCAAATTTGAACCCGATATATTCAAACGACATTCCCGGTGTGACCCTAATCTCTACATTATCCAATTGCCCTGCAGCCTCATAGGCATCACGCGGTAAAGCCGCCATATCGACAGTTCCTGCTTCTAGCAGAGCGGTGATATCCTTGCTGTCGATTGCCTTATAAGTAATCCCATCCAGAAGCGCTGCGCCCTTGTAATAATTATCGAACCGTTTCATTTCCACCGTCTGGCCCGGTATAATGCTGCTTACCATGAACGGACCCGTGCCAATTGGCTGCTTGCGCACCTGATCGCTGTCCATCATGTCCTTAACGGCCACTCCCTCGAAATACCGCTTGTTCATGGGGTAGGCCCACAGACTATCAATCACGTTCACCCGTGCTGAATTCATTGTAATGCGCAGCGTATACGGGTCCATCACTTTAAGCCCTGTAATTTCCTTCGCCTGGCCCTGGTGGTACGCTTCTGCTCCCTTGATCATCTCAACGCTATAGTATCGGGAACCCGTATACTCCGGGCTGGCGATAGTTTCCAGGGCAAATTTCCAATCCTCCACCGTCAGCTCATCCCCATTATGCCAGCGGACCCCTGGTTTAATGGTAAATGTGAACACCGTATGATCCTCGGACTCCTGCCAGCTGGCGATATTAGGAGCTGTGGACAAATCATCCTTCACGGTGAACATAGCCTCAGTGGTGAACTCCAGCACATTGGAATCATCTTCTCCTTCGAAGAATGCCGGTTCAAAGATACCTTGAAAAGAGGACGGGTAGCCAAAGGTCACAGTCCCGCCTGTAATGGGTTCATCGGCTGTTTCGCTAAAGCGCGCCACAACATTCTTGACGGCCGGGCTTGGCCCATTGCATGCCGACAATGCCACCAAGAGCGCAAGCGGTAGCATCAGTCTGCCGATGAGTCGGTTTGACATATATTTCTTCCCTCCCGGGTTGGATCACACAGTAATGTAAGCGGTTTCTTCACTAGATTTTACTGTAATGCCTATTATGCAGATTATGGACAATTAATTATTCCACATTATAGAGGATATACAATATTCGCTGTAATGTGAAGTCTTTAATTTATTCCGGGGCAGCCAAGAACCCTTCCGATACTAAAAAAAGCCTGCCCTGACGGGCAGACTTCAGTCACAGCAGCGCCTTAATTTTCCTCTCCCGGATGGATGATGCTCAGGCCCTCCACATGCTTTTTCCGCATCAGCTTACGCTTCTTCCGGGTCTCCTTGCTCTCAAAAATAATATCAAAATCATAATCCTCGGGATACAGCTCCTCCTTGGACAGATAAGGCTTCAACCGCTTATGGTTAATGCTCATCTTCTGCTTCTGAATCATCACTCCGACCCTACCCCGGCTGTCCTTCTTCTCATAGACAATTCCAGTGCGGCCCAGAGAGCTGACATAGACAGCATCCCCTACCGCAAATTCAGGTGCCGGAGCATTCGTCTCCTGTGATGCACTGTCTTCTCCGTCAGCCGTTCTACCCGCTCTTGCGGGTATCTCAGCTTCAGCTGCTTTAGCCCTCTGTGCGGCTCTGATAGCGTCCTTCCACGGGTTGAGGCTGCCTCTGTGTCCCTGCTGCTCTGTCACAAGCTGTTTCGCCCGCTCGATGACGGAATGGATAATACCCAGCTTCTCGGCGATCTGCAGCGCGTAGCTCTCGCCAGCTTCACCAATCGTTAGCTTATACAGCGGCTGCAGAGTATTCTTGTCAAACTCCATGCGCGCATTCTCGAAGCCTGCCGTTGCCGCCGCGAAGGCCTTCAGCTCATTGAAGTGAGTCGTTACCACGATATTAGCCCCCTTTCGGTTCAGCTCCTCCAGAATCGCGATGGACAGCGCGAACCCTTCACCCGGGTCTGTACCGGCAGCCAGCTCATCAATCAGCAGCAGCACGCCTCTGCCAGCATCATAGAGCATTCCTTCAATACTCTTCATCTGTGCCGAGAAGGTGCTTAGGGACTGTGTGAGGCTTTGTCCGTCTCCGATAACGCTTATTACATTGGTGAAGACAGCGAAGTCACTGCCGGGATCAACCGGTACCAGCAGGCCGGACTGTGCCATTAATACGAGCAGACCCAGGGTTTTGAGCACAACCGTCTTACCACCAGTATTCGGCCCGGTTACGATCAGCGATTTATATCCCTGGCCCAACTCCAGACTGACCGGCACCATATCCTTCAGCAGCGGGTGCCGGCCTCCATTCATCCTCACATAACCGCGTTCGTTCAGCGCAACTGGCCCCGCATCCATTACCCGGGCAACCTTCCCTTTGGCGAAAATAAAGTCATACATACCAGTTACCTCAATATTCAGCCGGATAGCGGCCTGCTCCTGCTCTAACAGCCCTGTCAGCATACTCAGGATTATTCCTTCCTCACGGGCCTCGTCAGCAGTCAGCAGCTCAATCTCTCCCTGTAATGAGGCCACCTCATCCGGCTCCACGAATACCGTCAGCCCGCTGGTAGACTGGTCCAGCACCGAGCCCTTAATTTGCTTGTGATACTCCCGTTTCACCGGGATGACATACCGCCCGCCGCGCATACTGACCAGACTTTCCTGCAAAATGGACTTGTGGCGGTTCATGATACTGTCCAGCTTCCGGTGCAGACGCTCCTTGGCAACCGCCAGCCTTTTGCGGACCCGTTCCAGCCCTTTGCTGGCCTGGTCATCGATGACGCCCAGCCGGATACACCGTTCTATCTCGTCCCGGACCCCATTCAGCTCCTGAAGCGATGCCCCGTATGCGGCGATACGCGGCGCTATCTGCTCCTTGGCGGCCATATACTTCCTGAGCTGCCCGCAGCTGTTCAGAAACAGCAAGACTGCGGTGAAATCCTGCTCATTGTACATATAGCCGGTCCCGAGCAGTGACAGCACCCATTCAATGCCCTCCAGCGAGGGAATCGGCACACTTGCTCCGCGCTCCAGCAGCTCCTTCGCTTCTTGCGCCTCTTCAAGCGCCCTGTGTATCGCTGGCAGATAGATCATCGGCTGAAGCTCTCTGACATACCTTCTTCCCTCATAAGATACCGCATGACGCATCAATTCCTGCTTAATTGTCTCATATTCCAATGTGTGCAGACTCTGCAGATTCAATCTAAGTTCCTCCTTGTATACAAGTATATTTCTTATCCTAATCAACTGCTCATAACGCAAAAAAAAGGGCAAAGAACCGCCACCACGGCAGTCTTCGCCCTCTTTTTGCTGCTACTTCTTCTCTTTGCCTCAGAGTCCCGCCCCTTTCGGGAGGACACCTGAAAACAGAAAAAACCGTGCTGCAAGAGCACGGTTAATCACAAAGAGAACAATAGCCGGATCAAGAGGCCATCATGACGCTTCGCGTGTGTTCTTAACGAAATCATTCATTCCAGCAGCCCGCGGTCTAATCAGTCAGAGATGTCGCCAGGACAGACTCTAACAAGACATGCCCCTGGCAAAATCAGAGCATGCGGCGGCTTCAGCCGGAACGATATGAAATTGCTTAGTTAAGAACGCTCACCAACATCAATATTTCCCCTTTAGTTATAGGATACCTGTAATTTACTACATCTGGAATCCATTTGTCAATTATAGGTGAAGCAGTTCATCACCCAGGTAATCCCGTTTTTATCGTCCTATAAATTCTATTTAAAAGAAAAAAAGCAGCCGGCATAGCCGGCTGCTTCATAAAACGTCCTATTCTGTTGTGTAAGGCAGCAGCGCGATTTGACGCGAGCGCTTTACAGCAATAGTCAGAGCGCGTTGGTATTTTGCACTTGTACCAGTTACACGACGCGGCAAAATCTTTCCGCGTTCGCTGATGAACTTCTTAAGAAGCTCAGTGTCTTTATAATCAATGTGAGTAATCTTGTTCACAGTGAAATAGCACACTTTTTTACGCTTGTTGCGTCCACCACGACGTGCCGGTCTTTTGTCGTTGTCCGCACCTTCTCTTGGTTTGAAAGCCATGTTCAGTTCAGTCCTTCCTTATTAAAATGGCAAATCATCGTCCGATATATCGATCGGTTTTCCATCGCCCGAAAAAGGATCTTGGGTATTGTTGTTACGCGAGAAATTATTGTTACTTCCATTTCCGCGAGCACTGTTCCCGCCGTTACCGCCGCCACCGAAGGCTGGCTCTTCAGGCATACTTCCACCACTTGATGCATTTCCGCCTTCACGGCTCTGCGCGGATTCCAGGAAACGGACATTATCGGCAATAACTTCAGTAACGTATACACGTTTGCCTTCGTTATTCTCGTAATTCCGTACTT is a window encoding:
- a CDS encoding DUF2232 domain-containing protein yields the protein MKFRWTSVAWSIAYLLLLLSLSTPLLLITTFFMIIPAIVLFTTLNIKQFILHLLPVLLIVGLITPMYILIAAYFLIPALVMGRWYKKRASAISTLIAGMVAILAEFLLILLISTTFLKFNLYDYVYDVLKTYADWLASMGASNPLLSEISISSDQIGQMSWLTIQAIPMTLILSAFVIAVITHSIVRPILNSMEYAVPKLKPAREWRLARSFIWYYLLGVVISLLFGGADSGFMLMVSANLLPLLQIAFKIQTVGFLFFLVHERKWSKIIALLLAIPVIALPGFWIIGVVDLAFPLRELVKKSKR
- a CDS encoding MazG-like family protein — translated: MPKDLDVAKRAKVIEWLKTEVIDQVSRLFKALWEGSTTRVGDSLASLIMSSYILGRRLGIPYRELDDLLLEKLRKHRQEGHQLEEWYQDISALEEHMRKR
- a CDS encoding CBS domain-containing protein; this translates as MNIAFFLLPKQEVACVTMDSTLRQTLERMEFHRYTAVPILNRNGEYAGTVTEGDLLWYMKDSGGAVTFENASKFLLKDVPLRMNNLAVSIDADMEDLINLAKVQNFVPVVDDMKRFIGIVRRSQIIEYCEKFVSRQSLESL
- a CDS encoding LCP family protein, giving the protein MMNKLKKIKKRYIALILVLVIAAGAFLFQKPLAVLAFDLFLSDQVEKKLTDESFVPLENNTTKNPTTVKAEPVALKNDPFSLMLLGTDQRKNETARSDTMMYAVIRPEDYKILLISVPRDTYTEIIGYKDNKKDKITHAYAFGGQQMSKDTLEALLGHDIQYYATINFQGLKDAVDAIGGVPLPIKKDIVNKGKDHEKFTIKANKSNYSGEEALNYTRYREDSDFNRTKRQQVFIDVVANKMLSISQIGNIPELLDIMGDNFKTDIQPSMIISLAKKFMGGKDMDISSFTVMGEGKRMDGIYYDIVNEEDLTKAKALIDNWMNPSTPVDQLIEPGKAGNALEPSATPAVQ
- the opp4A gene encoding oligopeptide ABC transporter substrate-binding protein — translated: MSNRLIGRLMLPLALLVALSACNGPSPAVKNVVARFSETADEPITGGTVTFGYPSSFQGIFEPAFFEGEDDSNVLEFTTEAMFTVKDDLSTAPNIASWQESEDHTVFTFTIKPGVRWHNGDELTVEDWKFALETIASPEYTGSRYYSVEMIKGAEAYHQGQAKEITGLKVMDPYTLRITMNSARVNVIDSLWAYPMNKRYFEGVAVKDMMDSDQVRKQPIGTGPFMVSSIIPGQTVEMKRFDNYYKGAALLDGITYKAIDSKDITALLEAGTVDMAALPRDAYEAAGQLDNVEIRVTPGMSFEYIGFKFGHWDETDGQVVMDNPKFQDKSLRKAMYYAIDRQGILNKYSYGLGTLIETPIPSSSWAKIADEEIDTYPYSPEKAGQLLDGAGYLDMDGDGLREDPGGKKLVIHYDAMSGSKTAEARTAAILQNWRDVGLDVRLSGGSLKELNAFYEAVESDDPAVELFNGVWGLASDPDPSGLWRATDSWNYSRWTSKRSEDLIREGVSLKAYDKDFRKEIYYEWQKLINDEVPMIFFAERSDIAAVNKRLQGVTMNALSNIIDPQSWWIKDTE
- a CDS encoding DNA mismatch repair protein MutS, whose protein sequence is MNLQSLHTLEYETIKQELMRHAVSYEGRRYVRELQPMIYLPAIHRALEEAQEAKELLERGASVPIPSLEGIEWVLSLLGTGYMYNEQDFTAVLLFLNSCGQLRKYMAAKEQIAPRIAAYGASLQELNGVRDEIERCIRLGVIDDQASKGLERVRKRLAVAKERLHRKLDSIMNRHKSILQESLVSMRGGRYVIPVKREYHKQIKGSVLDQSTSGLTVFVEPDEVASLQGEIELLTADEAREEGIILSMLTGLLEQEQAAIRLNIEVTGMYDFIFAKGKVARVMDAGPVALNERGYVRMNGGRHPLLKDMVPVSLELGQGYKSLIVTGPNTGGKTVVLKTLGLLVLMAQSGLLVPVDPGSDFAVFTNVISVIGDGQSLTQSLSTFSAQMKSIEGMLYDAGRGVLLLIDELAAGTDPGEGFALSIAILEELNRKGANIVVTTHFNELKAFAAATAGFENARMEFDKNTLQPLYKLTIGEAGESYALQIAEKLGIIHSVIERAKQLVTEQQGHRGSLNPWKDAIRAAQRAKAAEAEIPARAGRTADGEDSASQETNAPAPEFAVGDAVYVSSLGRTGIVYEKKDSRGRVGVMIQKQKMSINHKRLKPYLSKEELYPEDYDFDIIFESKETRKKRKLMRKKHVEGLSIIHPGEEN
- the rpsR gene encoding 30S ribosomal protein S18 — translated: MAFKPREGADNDKRPARRGGRNKRKKVCYFTVNKITHIDYKDTELLKKFISERGKILPRRVTGTSAKYQRALTIAVKRSRQIALLPYTTE
- the ssb gene encoding single-stranded DNA-binding protein, which translates into the protein MLNRIILIGRLTRDPELRYTPAGVAVTQFTLAVDRNFTGQNGEREADFIPVVTWRQLAETCANYLRKGRLAAVEGRIQVRNYENNEGKRVYVTEVIADNVRFLESAQSREGGNASSGGSMPEEPAFGGGGNGGNSARGNGSNNNFSRNNNTQDPFSGDGKPIDISDDDLPF